The Girardinichthys multiradiatus isolate DD_20200921_A chromosome 24, DD_fGirMul_XY1, whole genome shotgun sequence genome has a window encoding:
- the LOC124861398 gene encoding protein NLRC3-like isoform X1, which translates to MDQCEDREDRVPPSKTTLCGEHEDQGKVQRKLPEPEPGHGPEPGPEPQSETGSESGPSIVSLHSDSSKGHPIDFKPDQPTRKRKQAEHEPEPGPSGVSLHSDRSRGRLIDFKSDQPARKRVDQQNSEVPSGLSAQQHQTQLDSIFMELEQNMVTFLKDELKKFQKFLSPECSENQWEDEEELKGEDKEQRRSSREALLNITVNFLRKMKQEELAERLHNSSPVTCQSNLKAKMKNTVQHMFEGIAKAGSPTLLNQIYTELYITEGGTGEVIDGHEVRQIETASRKPHRPETTIRQEDIFKVPPGRDQPIRTVMTNGVAGIGKTVLTQKFTLDWAEDKAHQNIQFIFPFTFRELNVLKEKKFSLVDLIHHFFTETKDGGICRFEHFQVLFIFDGLDESRLPLDFDNNKILTDVTESTSVDVLLTNLIRGKLLPSALLWITTRPAAANQIPPECVGKVTEIRGFTDPQKEEYFRKRFRDDEQASRIICHIKASRSLHIMCCIPVFCWITATVLEDVLETREGEDLPKTLTEMYIYFLVVQTKVKQVKYDGGSETDPPWSSENRKMIESLGKLAFDQLQKGNLIFYESDLTECGINIRAASVYSGVFTQIFREERGLYQDKVFCFVHLSVQEFIAALHAHLTFIKDGVNLLEEKRTIVKKSKTRKHEEQHFYQSAVDEALKSPNGHLDLFLRFFLGLSLQTNQTLLKDLFTQTGSSLKTNDEIVQYIKKKTSEELTADNIINLFDCLNEMNDCALVEDVQQSLSSGSLSTDNLSPAQWSALVFILLSSEKDLDVFDLKKYFNSNEAFLRLLPVLNVSNKALLSVCNLLPRTCEAISTVLSSQSSHLRELDLSNNDLKDLGVELLSAGLGSKECTLATLSLSGCLITEEGCAFLASALHSNPSHLKELDLSYNHPGEEGVKKLTAQDSPWKPETLRVEPAGVRWLEPGLRKYSCQLTIDTNTVNRKLQLSEDNRKVTGVDEVQSYPDHDERFDYWPQVLCNESLPDRCYWEVMWSGKVEISVSYRGVRRKGNSNDCEFGFNNMSWSLSCSDDGRYSVCHDNKREFISLCSSSATYHKVGVYVDHPAGTLSFFRASSATPIHLHTLKTEFTQPLYPGFGFWTGSSVALC; encoded by the exons ATGGATCAGTGTGAGGACAGAGAGGACAGAGTCCCTCCTTCTAAAACCACTTTGTGTGGAGAACATGAGGACCAGGGCAAAGTTCAGAG GAAActaccagaaccagaacctggacATGGGCCTGAACCTGGACCTGAGCCTCAGTCTGAAACTGGGTCTGAATCTGGGCCCAGTATTGTCTCCCTACACAGTGACTCCTCAAAGGGTCATCCAATTGATTTTAAACCAGACCAGCCGACTAGAAAGAG GAAGCAAGCAGAGCATGAACCAGAACCTGGGCCCAGCGGTGTCTCCCTACACAGTGACCGCTCAAGGGGTCGTCTAATTGATTTTAAATCAGACCAGCCTGCTAGAAAGAG AGTGGACCAGCAGAACTCAGAGGTTCCCAGTGGTCTGTCTGCCCAGCAGCATCAAACACAGCTGGACTCCATATTTATG GAGCTGGAACAAAACATGGTCACTTTTTTGAAGGATGAGCTGAAGAAGTTCCAAAAATTTCTAAGTCCAGAGTGCTCAGAGAACCAgtgggaggatgaggaggagttAAAGGGCGAGGATAAAGAgcagaggaggagcagcagagaggcCTTACTTAACATCACTGTGAACTTCCTGAGGAAGATGAAGCAGGAGGAGCTCGCTGAACGCCTGCACAACA gcTCTCCTGTCACCTGCCAAAGTAATCTCAAGGCCAAAATGAAGAACACAGTTCAGCACATGTTTGAGGGGATTGCTAAAGCAGGAAGTCCAACCCTTCTGAACCAGATCTACACAGAGCTCTACATCACAgagggagggactggagaaGTCATTGATGGACATGAGGTCAGACAGATTGAAACAGCATCCAGGAAACCACACAGACCAGAAACAACCATCAGAcaagaagacatctttaaagtcCCACCTGGAAgagatcaaccaatcagaacagTGATGACAAATGGAGTGGCTGGCATTGGGAAAACAGTCTTAACACAGAAGTTCACTCTGGACTGGGCTGAAGACAAAGCCCACCAGAACATCCAGTTCATATTTCCATTCACCTTCAGAGAGCTGAATGtgctgaaagagaaaaagttcAGCTTGGTGGACCTTATtcatcacttctttactgaaaccAAAGACGGAGGAATATGTCGTTTTGAACACTTTCAGGTTCTGTTCATCTTTGATGGTCTGGATGAGAGTCGACTTCCTCTGGACTTCGACAACAATAAGATCCTGACTGATGTTACAGAGTCCACCTCAGTGGATGTTCTGCTGACAAACCTCATCAGGGGGAAACTGCTTCCCTCTGCTCTCCTCTGGATAACCACACGAcctgcagcagccaatcagatccCTCCTGAGTGTGTTGGCAAGGTGACAGAGATCAGAGGGTTCACTGACCCACAGAAGGAGGAGTACTTCAGGAAGAGATTCAGAGATGATGAGCAGGCCAGCAGGATCATCTGTCACATAAAGGCATCACGAAGCCTCCACATCATGTGTTGCATCCCAGTCTTCTGCTGGATCACTGCTACGGTTCTGGAGGATGTGTTGGAGACCAGAGAGGGAGAAGACCTGCCCAAGACCCTGACTGAGATGTACATCTACTTCCTGGTGGTTCAGACCAAAGTGAAGCAGGTCAAGTATGATGGAGGATCTGAGACAGATCCACCCTGGAGTTCAGAGAACAGGAAGATGATTGAGTCTCTGGGAAAACTGGCTTTTGATCAGCTGCAGAAAGGAAACCTGATCTTCTATGAATCAGACCTGACAGAGTGTGGCATCAATATCAGAGCAGCCTCAGTGTACTCAGGAGTGTTCACACAGATCTTTAGAGAGGAGAGAGGGCTGTACCAGGACAAGGTGTTCTGCTTCGTCCATCTGAGTGTTCAGGAGTTCATTGCTGCTCTTCATGCCCATCTGACCTTCATCAAGGATGGAGTCAATCTGCTTGAAGAAAAACGGACAATTGTCAAAAAGTCTAAAACAAGAAAGCACGAAGAACAGCACTTCTACCAGAGTGCAGTAGACGAGGCCTTAAAAAGTCCAAATGGACACCTGGACTTGTTCCTCCGCTTCTTTCTGGGTCTTTCACTGCAGACTAATCAGACTCTTTTGAAAGACCTGTTTACACAAACAGGATCTAGCTTAAAGACCAATGACGAAATAGTCCAATACATAAAGAAGAAGACAAGTGAGGAGTTGACTGCTGACAATATCATCAATCTTTTTGACTGTCTAAATGAAATGAATGATTGTGCGCTTGTTGAAGATGTCCAACAGTCCCTGAGCTCAGGAAGTCTGTCCACAGATAATCTGTCTCCTGCCCAGTGGTCAGCTCTGGTCTTCATCTTATTGTCATCAGAAAAAGATCTGGATGTGTTTGACTTGAAGAAATACTTCAATTCCAATGAGGCATTTTTAAGGTTGCTACCTGTTCTCAATGTGTCCAACAAAGCACT ATTAAGTGTCTGTAACCTTTTGCCAAGAACTTGTGAGGCCATTTCCACAGTTCTAAGTTCCCAGTCTTCTCATCTGAGAGAGTTAGACCTGAGTAATAATGACCTGAAGGATTTGGGAGTGGAACTTCTATCTGCAGGACTCGGGAGTAAAGAGTGTACTCTGGCAACTCTGAG cctTTCAGGTTGTCTGATCACAGAGGAAGGCTGTGCCTTTTTAGCCTCAGCTCTGCACTCCAACCCGTCCCATCTGAAAGAACTGGACCTGAGCTACAACCATCCAGGAGAGGAAGGAGTGAAGAAGCTCACTGCACAGGATTCTCCCTGGAAACCAGAAACACTCAG gGTGGAGCCTGCTGGAGTCCGATGGTTGGAACCAGGTCTGAGGAAGT ATTCCTGTCAGCTCACAATCGACACAAACACAGTGAACAGAAAACTCCAACTGTCTGAAGACAACAGGAAGGTGACTGGTGTAGACGAGGTCCAGTCATACCCTGACCATGATGAAAGATTTGATTACTGGCCCCAGGTTCTGTGCAATGAAAGCCTTCCGGACCGCTGTTACTGGGAGGTTATGTGGAGTGGGAAGGTTGAGATATCTGTGAGCTACAGAGGAGTCCGACGTAAAGGAAACAGTAATGACTGTGAGTTTGGATTTAACAACATGTCCTGGAGTCTGAGTTGCTCCGATGATGGTCGTTATTCTGTCTGCCATGATAACAAAAGGGAGTTCATCTCCCTCTGCTCGTCTTCTGCTACTTACCACAAAGTAGGAGTATATGTGGACCATCCAGCCGGCACTCTGTCCTTCTTCAGAGCTTCTTCTGCAACACCGATCCATCTCCACACCCTCAAGACAGAATTCACTCAACCTCTTTATCCTGGTTTTGGGTTCTGGACAGGTTCTTCAGTCGCTCTTTGTTGA
- the LOC124861398 gene encoding protein NLRC3-like isoform X2 has protein sequence MMSVSSSGEGRRCELSSMDQCEDREDRVPPSKTTLCGEHEDQGKVQRKLPEPEPGHGPEPGPEPQSETGSESGPSIVSLHSDSSKGHPIDFKPDQPTRKRKQAEHEPEPGPSGVSLHSDRSRGRLIDFKSDQPARKRVDQQNSEVPSGLSAQQHQTQLDSIFMELEQNMVTFLKDELKKFQKFLSPECSENQWEDEEELKGEDKEQRRSSREALLNITVNFLRKMKQEELAERLHNSSPVTCQSNLKAKMKNTVQHMFEGIAKAGSPTLLNQIYTELYITEGGTGEVIDGHEVRQIETASRKPHRPETTIRQEDIFKVPPGRDQPIRTVMTNGVAGIGKTVLTQKFTLDWAEDKAHQNIQFIFPFTFRELNVLKEKKFSLVDLIHHFFTETKDGGICRFEHFQVLFIFDGLDESRLPLDFDNNKILTDVTESTSVDVLLTNLIRGKLLPSALLWITTRPAAANQIPPECVGKVTEIRGFTDPQKEEYFRKRFRDDEQASRIICHIKASRSLHIMCCIPVFCWITATVLEDVLETREGEDLPKTLTEMYIYFLVVQTKVKQVKYDGGSETDPPWSSENRKMIESLGKLAFDQLQKGNLIFYESDLTECGINIRAASVYSGVFTQIFREERGLYQDKVFCFVHLSVQEFIAALHAHLTFIKDGVNLLEEKRTIVKKSKTRKHEEQHFYQSAVDEALKSPNGHLDLFLRFFLGLSLQTNQTLLKDLFTQTGSSLKTNDEIVQYIKKKTSEELTADNIINLFDCLNEMNDCALVEDVQQSLSSGSLSTDNLSPAQWSALVFILLSSEKDLDVFDLKKYFNSNEAFLRLLPVLNVSNKALLSVCNLLPRTCEAISTVLSSQSSHLRELDLSNNDLKDLGVELLSAGLGSKECTLATLSLSGCLITEEGCAFLASALHSNPSHLKELDLSYNHPGEEGVKKLTAQDSPWKPETLRVEPAGVRWLEPGLRKYSCQLTIDTNTVNRKLQLSEDNRKVTGVDEVQSYPDHDERFDYWPQVLCNESLPDRCYWEVMWSGKVEISVSYRGVRRKGNSNDCEFGFNNMSWSLSCSDDGRYSVCHDNKREFISLCSSSATYHKVGVYVDHPAGTLSFFRASSATPIHLHTLKTEFTQPLYPGFGFWTGSSVALC, from the exons ATGATGAGTGTTTCCTCCTCAGGTGAAGGTAGAAGGTGTGAACTGAGCAGCATGGATCAGTGTGAGGACAGAGAGGACAGAGTCCCTCCTTCTAAAACCACTTTGTGTGGAGAACATGAGGACCAGGGCAAAGTTCAGAG GAAActaccagaaccagaacctggacATGGGCCTGAACCTGGACCTGAGCCTCAGTCTGAAACTGGGTCTGAATCTGGGCCCAGTATTGTCTCCCTACACAGTGACTCCTCAAAGGGTCATCCAATTGATTTTAAACCAGACCAGCCGACTAGAAAGAG GAAGCAAGCAGAGCATGAACCAGAACCTGGGCCCAGCGGTGTCTCCCTACACAGTGACCGCTCAAGGGGTCGTCTAATTGATTTTAAATCAGACCAGCCTGCTAGAAAGAG AGTGGACCAGCAGAACTCAGAGGTTCCCAGTGGTCTGTCTGCCCAGCAGCATCAAACACAGCTGGACTCCATATTTATG GAGCTGGAACAAAACATGGTCACTTTTTTGAAGGATGAGCTGAAGAAGTTCCAAAAATTTCTAAGTCCAGAGTGCTCAGAGAACCAgtgggaggatgaggaggagttAAAGGGCGAGGATAAAGAgcagaggaggagcagcagagaggcCTTACTTAACATCACTGTGAACTTCCTGAGGAAGATGAAGCAGGAGGAGCTCGCTGAACGCCTGCACAACA gcTCTCCTGTCACCTGCCAAAGTAATCTCAAGGCCAAAATGAAGAACACAGTTCAGCACATGTTTGAGGGGATTGCTAAAGCAGGAAGTCCAACCCTTCTGAACCAGATCTACACAGAGCTCTACATCACAgagggagggactggagaaGTCATTGATGGACATGAGGTCAGACAGATTGAAACAGCATCCAGGAAACCACACAGACCAGAAACAACCATCAGAcaagaagacatctttaaagtcCCACCTGGAAgagatcaaccaatcagaacagTGATGACAAATGGAGTGGCTGGCATTGGGAAAACAGTCTTAACACAGAAGTTCACTCTGGACTGGGCTGAAGACAAAGCCCACCAGAACATCCAGTTCATATTTCCATTCACCTTCAGAGAGCTGAATGtgctgaaagagaaaaagttcAGCTTGGTGGACCTTATtcatcacttctttactgaaaccAAAGACGGAGGAATATGTCGTTTTGAACACTTTCAGGTTCTGTTCATCTTTGATGGTCTGGATGAGAGTCGACTTCCTCTGGACTTCGACAACAATAAGATCCTGACTGATGTTACAGAGTCCACCTCAGTGGATGTTCTGCTGACAAACCTCATCAGGGGGAAACTGCTTCCCTCTGCTCTCCTCTGGATAACCACACGAcctgcagcagccaatcagatccCTCCTGAGTGTGTTGGCAAGGTGACAGAGATCAGAGGGTTCACTGACCCACAGAAGGAGGAGTACTTCAGGAAGAGATTCAGAGATGATGAGCAGGCCAGCAGGATCATCTGTCACATAAAGGCATCACGAAGCCTCCACATCATGTGTTGCATCCCAGTCTTCTGCTGGATCACTGCTACGGTTCTGGAGGATGTGTTGGAGACCAGAGAGGGAGAAGACCTGCCCAAGACCCTGACTGAGATGTACATCTACTTCCTGGTGGTTCAGACCAAAGTGAAGCAGGTCAAGTATGATGGAGGATCTGAGACAGATCCACCCTGGAGTTCAGAGAACAGGAAGATGATTGAGTCTCTGGGAAAACTGGCTTTTGATCAGCTGCAGAAAGGAAACCTGATCTTCTATGAATCAGACCTGACAGAGTGTGGCATCAATATCAGAGCAGCCTCAGTGTACTCAGGAGTGTTCACACAGATCTTTAGAGAGGAGAGAGGGCTGTACCAGGACAAGGTGTTCTGCTTCGTCCATCTGAGTGTTCAGGAGTTCATTGCTGCTCTTCATGCCCATCTGACCTTCATCAAGGATGGAGTCAATCTGCTTGAAGAAAAACGGACAATTGTCAAAAAGTCTAAAACAAGAAAGCACGAAGAACAGCACTTCTACCAGAGTGCAGTAGACGAGGCCTTAAAAAGTCCAAATGGACACCTGGACTTGTTCCTCCGCTTCTTTCTGGGTCTTTCACTGCAGACTAATCAGACTCTTTTGAAAGACCTGTTTACACAAACAGGATCTAGCTTAAAGACCAATGACGAAATAGTCCAATACATAAAGAAGAAGACAAGTGAGGAGTTGACTGCTGACAATATCATCAATCTTTTTGACTGTCTAAATGAAATGAATGATTGTGCGCTTGTTGAAGATGTCCAACAGTCCCTGAGCTCAGGAAGTCTGTCCACAGATAATCTGTCTCCTGCCCAGTGGTCAGCTCTGGTCTTCATCTTATTGTCATCAGAAAAAGATCTGGATGTGTTTGACTTGAAGAAATACTTCAATTCCAATGAGGCATTTTTAAGGTTGCTACCTGTTCTCAATGTGTCCAACAAAGCACT ATTAAGTGTCTGTAACCTTTTGCCAAGAACTTGTGAGGCCATTTCCACAGTTCTAAGTTCCCAGTCTTCTCATCTGAGAGAGTTAGACCTGAGTAATAATGACCTGAAGGATTTGGGAGTGGAACTTCTATCTGCAGGACTCGGGAGTAAAGAGTGTACTCTGGCAACTCTGAG cctTTCAGGTTGTCTGATCACAGAGGAAGGCTGTGCCTTTTTAGCCTCAGCTCTGCACTCCAACCCGTCCCATCTGAAAGAACTGGACCTGAGCTACAACCATCCAGGAGAGGAAGGAGTGAAGAAGCTCACTGCACAGGATTCTCCCTGGAAACCAGAAACACTCAG gGTGGAGCCTGCTGGAGTCCGATGGTTGGAACCAGGTCTGAGGAAGT ATTCCTGTCAGCTCACAATCGACACAAACACAGTGAACAGAAAACTCCAACTGTCTGAAGACAACAGGAAGGTGACTGGTGTAGACGAGGTCCAGTCATACCCTGACCATGATGAAAGATTTGATTACTGGCCCCAGGTTCTGTGCAATGAAAGCCTTCCGGACCGCTGTTACTGGGAGGTTATGTGGAGTGGGAAGGTTGAGATATCTGTGAGCTACAGAGGAGTCCGACGTAAAGGAAACAGTAATGACTGTGAGTTTGGATTTAACAACATGTCCTGGAGTCTGAGTTGCTCCGATGATGGTCGTTATTCTGTCTGCCATGATAACAAAAGGGAGTTCATCTCCCTCTGCTCGTCTTCTGCTACTTACCACAAAGTAGGAGTATATGTGGACCATCCAGCCGGCACTCTGTCCTTCTTCAGAGCTTCTTCTGCAACACCGATCCATCTCCACACCCTCAAGACAGAATTCACTCAACCTCTTTATCCTGGTTTTGGGTTCTGGACAGGTTCTTCAGTCGCTCTTTGTTGA